GGGCTGGGCGACCGTTCCGTCTGGGTTCCGTCGAGGCGCCAATGGACGCCGTGAGTCCGGTTCGAGATCGTTCGTGCGATGCATGCTGGGTGGTTCGCCGACCGGCGATGCCAGTGTCACGACCGCCGTGCGTAGGCGTTGTTGAGCCTCCACTAGTCAGCGGCGACCGCGCTACACCACTCTAAGGGGTACTGCTGCTCAAGCACGGCCTGCAGGAGATGGACCGTCGGGAACTCGCGCTGCCCGAACGGCGCAAGGATCATCCCGATCGTGAGTTCTTGGCCGAGCGATTCGCGGAGTTCTCGGCACGTCTCTGACGACCTCGAGCGTCACTGGCCGGATGGGTACGCCGGCCGGCTACGCCGATCGACCCGGTCCGTGACACCCGTACGATTGGCTGCAGCCGTAGGATCCGACGCAGGCCTGGACCGGCACTGCTCGGACCTGTGTCCGCAGACAAGGGAGGGAGACCACCATGACCGACGTCGTCGTGGGCGTGATCGCGCTGGTGATCGGCCTGCTGCTCTGCCTACGCGGGAGCGGCGCGATGCGGGTGCTGCTCGCTGTGTGGGGCGGGTTCTCCGGCTTCGGCTTGGGTGCTGCGCTGGCGGCCGCGCTGACGGATCAGGGGTACCTGGCCACGGCCCTGGGGTGGGTCGCCGCCCTCGTGCTGGCAGTCGTGTTCGCGGCGCTCGCGTACCTGTTCTTCGCCCTCGCCGTCGTGCTCGCATTCGCCTCGATGGGGTTCGTGCTCGGCCAGACGATCGCGGCCGCCCTCGGCGCCTCGGCGCCCTGGCTGCTCATCGGCATCGGGGTCATCGGCGGCATCGTGCTCGGGCTGCTCGCGGTCGCGACGAATCTGCCCGCCCTCGTGCTCATCGTGGTCAGCGCCTTCGCCGGGGCCGGCGTCGCCGTCGCGGGGCTGATGCTGCTGCTCCACGCCTTCAGCCTCGACTCCCTCACCGACACCCAGATCCGGGTCGCCGACCAGCCCCTGTGGTACGTCGGGCAGCTCGTGCTCGCTGTCGTCGGGGTCATCGTCCAGGTACGCCACGTTCGACGACGGCAGCCGGGTACGGTTCGCCAATCCTGGGCGGCAGCCGCTCAGGCCCAGTAGCGTTCCCACCATGCGATGCGTCTACGCCGAAAGCCAGGATCCGGCCGATCCACTCGCCGGGCTCGTCGTCGGCGACCTGGAGGTGAGCGCGCCGTTCCCGGACTGGGTGCCGGTCCGCGTGAGTGCGACCTGCCTCAACCACCACGACCTGTGGAGCCTGCGCGGGGTCGGCCTGCCGCCCGACCGGCTCCCGATGATCCTCGGCACCGACGCCGCCGGCACCGATCCGGACGGTCACGCCGTGATCGTGCACTCGGTCATCTCCAGCCCGGACTGGCGCGGCGACGAGACCCTCGATCCGGCCCGCTCCCTCCTCTCCGAGGTCTACCCGGGCACGCTCGCGGAGACCGTCTGGGTGCCCCGGGGCAACCTCATCCCCAAGCCCGACTTCCTCACAACCGTCGAGGCCGCCGCCCTGCCGACCGCCTACCTCACCGCGTATCGGCTCCTCTTCACCGCGGCGGACCTGCGCCCGGGCCAGAGCGTGCTCGTCCAGGGTGCGGGCGGCGGCGTGGCCACCGCGGCGATCCTGCTGGCCCGGGCGGCCGGCCTGCGGGTCTGGGTCACGAGCCGTGACGAGGGCCGCGGGCAGCGCGCCGTCGACCTCGGCGCCCACGAGGCCTTCGCGGCCGGCGCCCGGCTCCCGGCCCGGGTCGACGCCGTGCTCGAGACCGTGGGGGAGGCCACCTGGGACCACTCCCTCAAGTCCGTCAAGCCCGGCGGCACGATCGCCGTCGCGGGCAGCACCTCCGGCGCGAACCCGCCCGCAGACCTGAGCCGCGTCTTCTTCCGGAGCGTCCGCATCCAGGGCACGACCATGGGCACGACCGGCGAGTTCGCCCGCCTCCTCGGCCTCCTCGAGGCCACCGGGACCCGCCCCCTGATCGACTCCACCCATCCGCTCGATCGCGCCCACGACGCCTTCGCACGCCTCGCGGGCGGCGAGGCATTCGGGAAGGTGGGCATCGCCGTCCATACGCCGTGACACGGGCGACTTCCACACCACGGAAGCCCGATTGGAGAACCTGGAGCGGAGGTCGCTAGCGTGGCGGCAATGAGCATTCTGCGGCGCTGGGCCGACCCGTTCATGGTGGGGATCGTCGGCATGATGATCCTCGGCCTCGTGCTGCCGATCCCCGATGGCGCGGTCGGGCCGATCCAGCGCGTGAGCGACGTCGGGATCTTCATCCTGTTCCTCCTGTACGGGGCGCGGCTGTCGACCCGCGAGGTCATCGACGGCATGCGCAACATCCGGCTGCAGGGGTCGATCCTCGCCGCGACGTTCGTCGTGTTCCCGCTGTTCGGCTGGGCCCTGCACCATGCCACGACCTCCCTGCTCGGCCCCGGGCTCGCCGCCGGGCTGCTGTACGTGTCGCTGCTGCCCTCGACCGTGCAGTCCTCGGTCGCGTTCGTGTCGGTGGCGCGTGGCAACATCGCGGGGGCGATCTGCGCCGCGACGGTCTCGAACGTGGCGGGAATGGTGCTCACGCCGCTGCTCGTGCTCTGGCTCATGGGCGCCTCGGGCTCGGTGGGCGCCGGCGGCATCACCGAGGTCCTCGTGCTCCTGCTGCTGCCGTTCGTCATCGGCCAGGTCGCCCAGCGCTGGGTGGGACCGTGGGTCCGGCGCCACAAGAGGCTCACCGGGATGTGGGACAAGCTCACGATCCTGCTCATCGTGTTCGTGGCCGTGGTCACGGCGACCGCGGCCGGCGTGTGGACGAGCGTGTCGGGCTGGTCGATCGTGGCCGTGGGCGGGATCTCGATCGTGTTCGTGGCGCTCATGCTCGCCCTCACGTGGTGGGGCGGGAAGCTCCTCG
The window above is part of the Pseudactinotalea sp. HY158 genome. Proteins encoded here:
- a CDS encoding DUF4203 domain-containing protein, with translation MTDVVVGVIALVIGLLLCLRGSGAMRVLLAVWGGFSGFGLGAALAAALTDQGYLATALGWVAALVLAVVFAALAYLFFALAVVLAFASMGFVLGQTIAAALGASAPWLLIGIGVIGGIVLGLLAVATNLPALVLIVVSAFAGAGVAVAGLMLLLHAFSLDSLTDTQIRVADQPLWYVGQLVLAVVGVIVQVRHVRRRQPGTVRQSWAAAAQAQ
- a CDS encoding zinc-binding dehydrogenase; the encoded protein is MRCVYAESQDPADPLAGLVVGDLEVSAPFPDWVPVRVSATCLNHHDLWSLRGVGLPPDRLPMILGTDAAGTDPDGHAVIVHSVISSPDWRGDETLDPARSLLSEVYPGTLAETVWVPRGNLIPKPDFLTTVEAAALPTAYLTAYRLLFTAADLRPGQSVLVQGAGGGVATAAILLARAAGLRVWVTSRDEGRGQRAVDLGAHEAFAAGARLPARVDAVLETVGEATWDHSLKSVKPGGTIAVAGSTSGANPPADLSRVFFRSVRIQGTTMGTTGEFARLLGLLEATGTRPLIDSTHPLDRAHDAFARLAGGEAFGKVGIAVHTP
- a CDS encoding bile acid:sodium symporter family protein, coding for MSILRRWADPFMVGIVGMMILGLVLPIPDGAVGPIQRVSDVGIFILFLLYGARLSTREVIDGMRNIRLQGSILAATFVVFPLFGWALHHATTSLLGPGLAAGLLYVSLLPSTVQSSVAFVSVARGNIAGAICAATVSNVAGMVLTPLLVLWLMGASGSVGAGGITEVLVLLLLPFVIGQVAQRWVGPWVRRHKRLTGMWDKLTILLIVFVAVVTATAAGVWTSVSGWSIVAVGGISIVFVALMLALTWWGGKLLGLDIPDRIALLMCGSKKSMATGLPMASVLFTPAVAGPIAVPLIIFHQLQLMICAWLARRLARREDDAPLVSV